Proteins encoded by one window of Xanthomonas sp. DAR 80977:
- a CDS encoding bifunctional 4-hydroxy-2-oxoglutarate aldolase/2-dehydro-3-deoxy-phosphogluconate aldolase, translating to MTIAEHQTTAETLLRAAGILPVVTVHSLDEARRVSAALLEGGLPAIELTLRTPVAMEALAMLKRELPDIKIGAGTVLSETQLQQSIDAGADFIVTPGTPPALADALARAPLPVVPGAATPTELLALMARGFRVCKLFPASAVGGLAMLKGLAGPLADLKLCPTGGIGENTAAEYLAQPNVVCIGGSWMVPKDWLANGEWDKVRESAAKAAAIVRGIRE from the coding sequence ATGACGATTGCCGAACACCAGACCACCGCCGAAACCCTGCTGCGCGCCGCCGGCATCCTGCCGGTCGTCACCGTCCACAGCCTGGACGAGGCGCGCCGCGTGTCCGCCGCGCTGCTCGAAGGCGGGCTGCCGGCGATCGAGCTGACCCTGCGCACGCCGGTGGCGATGGAAGCGCTGGCGATGCTCAAGCGCGAGCTGCCGGACATCAAGATCGGCGCCGGCACCGTGCTCAGCGAGACCCAGCTGCAGCAGTCGATCGACGCCGGCGCCGATTTCATCGTCACCCCGGGCACGCCGCCGGCGCTGGCCGACGCGCTGGCGCGCGCGCCGTTGCCGGTGGTGCCGGGCGCGGCCACCCCGACCGAACTGCTGGCGCTGATGGCGCGCGGCTTCCGCGTGTGCAAGCTGTTCCCGGCCTCTGCGGTCGGCGGCCTGGCCATGCTCAAGGGCCTGGCCGGCCCGCTGGCGGACCTGAAGCTGTGCCCCACCGGCGGCATCGGCGAGAACACCGCCGCCGAGTACCTGGCGCAGCCGAACGTGGTCTGCATCGGCGGCTCGTGGATGGTGCCGAAGGACTGGCTGGCCAACGGCGAGTGGGACAAGGTGCGCGAGAGCGCGGCGAAGGCGGCGGCGATCGTTCGCGGGATTCGCGAGTAG
- a CDS encoding discoidin domain-containing protein — protein MTAILGLAAAQAFAAAPTAPVPLDGFNNLDNWQIVVSNQVTASTRLVQAASGGRAKAICLDYDFNGVSGYAGIRRAIPIEYPDNYQLSFQLRGDSPSNDLQFKLVDASGDNVWWVNRPRYEFPKQWSTVSFKKRQIDKAWGPSPDKELKRSAQVEFTIYNQVGGKGTVCFDQLALTPLPPQDTSPLAVKVSADTAPALEQRIADGKADTVWYSGNAKTQTIMLDLGKVREFGGAKLQWAPGVYASRYKVQGSADGRSWRELRTVTAGNGGTDWLPMPETEARYVRIDLEDGPSFRYGIADIALQPLAFAATPNDFVKSVAADSTRGWFPRGFSGEQPYWTIVGLDGGREQGLVGEDGAIEVGKGGFSIEPFLLLDGKRLSWADVKTAQSLQDDYLPIPSVDWSHDNAGLRITAFVQGTPEQAQLVARYRLSNPSKKPHDYTLALAVRPFQVNPPSQFLNTVGGVSPIHLLAFDGAQVQVNGEPRVFAVQKPDAAYATAFDAGIDIERLAADSAALPQQAADADGLASGALLYRGRLAPGEVREVALVIPQTGAQALPSGFDAARAQQLVAEQWREKLDRVQLHVPAEGKALADTLRTALAHMLISRIGPRLQPGTRSYSRSWIRDGAMISEGLLRLGRADVAREYLDWYAPYQFANGMVPCCVDDRGSDPVPENDSHGELIFGVADYYRYSGDRAFLEKMWPHVLAAYEYMEQLRLSERTEDNRARNPAFYGMMPVSISHEGYSAKPMHSYWDNFWALRGYKDAVAIAAELGRVDDAARFAAARDEFRQDLYASLQTATQQHHIDFLPGSAELGDFDPTSTTIALAPGGEQGRLPPQLLGNTFERYWGEFASRRDGKREWKDYTPYEWRNVAAFVRLGWRERAWDATQFFFKDRAPQPWNQWAEVVSRTPRKPFFVGDLPHAWVASDFVRSVLDMFAYARDIDDSLVLAAGVPTAWFDGKGVAIQDLRTPQGELSYQLRRQKNRLTLGIRGGLRVPSGGLVLPWPYPGEPGRTLVNGEAAQWENGELRIRSLPADVQIEVR, from the coding sequence ATGACGGCCATCCTGGGCCTGGCGGCGGCACAGGCCTTCGCCGCGGCGCCGACCGCGCCGGTGCCGCTGGACGGCTTCAACAACCTGGACAACTGGCAGATCGTCGTCTCCAACCAGGTCACCGCCTCGACCCGGCTGGTGCAGGCCGCCAGCGGCGGCCGCGCCAAGGCGATCTGCCTGGACTACGACTTCAACGGCGTCTCCGGCTACGCCGGCATCCGCCGCGCGATCCCGATCGAGTATCCGGACAACTACCAGCTCTCGTTCCAGCTGCGCGGCGATTCGCCGAGCAACGACCTGCAGTTCAAGCTGGTCGACGCCAGCGGCGACAACGTGTGGTGGGTCAACCGCCCGCGCTACGAATTCCCCAAGCAATGGAGCACGGTCAGCTTCAAGAAGCGGCAGATCGACAAGGCCTGGGGGCCGAGCCCGGACAAGGAACTCAAGCGCAGCGCGCAGGTCGAGTTCACCATCTACAACCAGGTCGGCGGCAAGGGCACGGTGTGCTTCGACCAGCTGGCGCTGACCCCGCTGCCGCCGCAGGACACCTCGCCGCTGGCGGTGAAGGTCAGTGCCGACACCGCGCCGGCGCTGGAGCAGCGCATCGCCGACGGCAAGGCGGACACCGTGTGGTACAGCGGCAACGCCAAGACCCAGACGATCATGCTCGACCTGGGCAAGGTGCGCGAGTTCGGCGGCGCCAAGCTGCAGTGGGCGCCGGGCGTGTACGCCTCGCGCTACAAGGTGCAGGGCTCGGCCGACGGCCGCAGCTGGCGCGAGCTGCGCACCGTCACCGCCGGCAACGGCGGCACCGACTGGTTGCCGATGCCCGAGACCGAGGCGCGCTACGTGCGCATCGACCTGGAGGATGGCCCCAGCTTCCGCTACGGCATCGCCGACATCGCGCTGCAGCCGCTGGCCTTCGCCGCGACCCCGAACGACTTCGTCAAGTCGGTGGCCGCCGATTCCACCCGCGGCTGGTTCCCGCGCGGGTTCAGCGGCGAGCAGCCATACTGGACCATCGTCGGCCTGGACGGCGGCCGCGAGCAGGGCCTGGTCGGCGAGGACGGCGCGATCGAAGTGGGCAAGGGCGGCTTCAGCATCGAGCCGTTCCTGCTGCTGGACGGCAAGCGCCTGAGCTGGGCCGACGTGAAGACCGCACAGAGCCTGCAGGACGACTACCTGCCGATCCCCAGCGTGGACTGGAGCCACGACAACGCCGGCCTGCGCATCACCGCCTTCGTGCAGGGCACGCCGGAGCAGGCGCAGCTGGTGGCGCGCTACCGGCTCAGCAACCCGAGCAAGAAGCCGCACGACTACACCCTGGCGCTGGCGGTGCGGCCGTTCCAGGTGAACCCGCCCAGCCAGTTCCTCAACACCGTCGGCGGGGTCAGCCCGATCCATCTGCTGGCGTTCGACGGCGCCCAGGTGCAGGTCAACGGCGAGCCGCGCGTGTTCGCGGTGCAGAAGCCCGACGCGGCCTATGCCACCGCGTTCGACGCCGGCATCGACATCGAGCGCCTGGCCGCCGACAGCGCCGCGCTGCCGCAGCAGGCGGCCGATGCCGACGGCCTGGCCTCGGGCGCGCTGCTGTACCGCGGGCGCCTGGCGCCGGGCGAAGTGCGCGAGGTGGCCCTGGTGATCCCGCAGACCGGCGCGCAGGCGCTGCCGTCCGGGTTCGATGCGGCGCGCGCGCAGCAACTGGTGGCCGAGCAGTGGCGCGAGAAGCTGGACCGGGTGCAGCTGCACGTGCCGGCCGAGGGCAAGGCGCTGGCCGACACCTTGCGCACCGCGCTGGCGCACATGCTGATCTCGCGGATCGGGCCGCGCCTGCAGCCGGGCACGCGCTCGTATTCGCGCAGCTGGATCCGCGACGGCGCGATGATCTCCGAAGGCCTGCTGCGCCTGGGCCGCGCCGACGTGGCGCGCGAGTACCTGGACTGGTACGCGCCGTACCAGTTCGCCAACGGCATGGTGCCGTGCTGCGTGGACGACCGCGGCAGCGACCCGGTGCCGGAGAACGACAGCCACGGCGAGCTGATCTTCGGCGTCGCCGACTACTACCGCTACAGCGGCGACCGCGCGTTCCTGGAGAAGATGTGGCCGCACGTGCTGGCCGCGTACGAGTACATGGAACAGCTGCGGCTGAGCGAGCGCACCGAAGACAACCGCGCGCGCAATCCGGCGTTCTACGGGATGATGCCGGTGTCGATCAGCCACGAAGGCTATTCGGCCAAGCCGATGCATTCGTACTGGGACAACTTCTGGGCGCTGCGCGGCTACAAGGACGCGGTGGCGATCGCCGCCGAGCTGGGCCGGGTCGACGATGCGGCGCGCTTCGCCGCCGCGCGCGACGAATTCCGCCAGGACCTGTACGCCTCGCTGCAGACCGCCACCCAGCAGCACCACATCGATTTCCTGCCGGGCTCGGCGGAGCTGGGCGATTTCGATCCCACCTCCACGACGATCGCGCTGGCGCCGGGCGGCGAGCAGGGACGGCTGCCGCCGCAACTGCTGGGCAACACCTTCGAGCGCTACTGGGGCGAGTTCGCCAGCCGCCGCGACGGCAAGCGCGAGTGGAAGGACTACACGCCGTACGAATGGCGCAACGTCGCCGCGTTCGTGCGCCTGGGCTGGCGCGAGCGCGCCTGGGACGCGACCCAGTTCTTCTTCAAGGATCGCGCGCCGCAGCCCTGGAACCAGTGGGCCGAGGTGGTGTCGCGCACGCCGCGCAAGCCGTTCTTCGTCGGCGACCTGCCGCATGCCTGGGTGGCGTCGGACTTCGTGCGCTCGGTGCTGGACATGTTCGCCTACGCGCGCGACATCGACGACAGCCTGGTGCTGGCGGCCGGCGTGCCGACCGCATGGTTCGACGGCAAGGGCGTCGCGATCCAGGACCTGCGCACCCCGCAGGGCGAGCTGAGCTACCAGCTGCGCCGGCAGAAGAACCGGCTGACCCTGGGCATCCGCGGCGGCCTGCGCGTGCCCAGCGGCGGCCTGGTACTGCCGTGGCCGTATCCGGGCGAACCCGGCCGCACCCTGGTCAACGGCGAAGCGGCGCAGTGGGAAAACGGCGAACTGCGGATCCGGTCGTTGCCGGCGGATGTGCAGATCGAGGTGCGGTGA
- a CDS encoding carbohydrate ABC transporter permease, whose protein sequence is MSREIGASRWNAVLVNGGLLVLALVSLAPLLWMLSVSFMPAGQASRFPPPLLPTGPTLANYGELFSRTGMARNFANSLLVSCAITLGSLLVNTMAGYAFAKLRFVGKERIFQVLLAALVIPAQVAMLPLFLLMKQLHLVNNFGGVVVPALATVFGIFLVRQYARSIPDELLEAARIDGAGELRIFFQIVLPMLKPVLVTLTIFTFMAAWNDFMWPLIVLTDQEHYTLPVALAALSREHIMDVEMMMAGAVVTVIPVLALFLALQRYYIQGLLLGSVKG, encoded by the coding sequence ATGAGCCGCGAAATCGGTGCGTCGCGCTGGAACGCGGTGCTGGTCAACGGCGGGCTGCTGGTGCTGGCGCTGGTCAGCCTGGCGCCGCTGCTGTGGATGCTGTCGGTGTCGTTCATGCCGGCCGGGCAGGCCAGCCGCTTCCCGCCGCCGCTGCTGCCGACCGGCCCGACCCTGGCCAACTACGGCGAGCTGTTCTCGCGCACCGGCATGGCGCGCAACTTCGCCAACAGCCTGCTGGTGTCGTGCGCGATCACGCTCGGCTCGCTGCTGGTCAACACCATGGCCGGCTATGCGTTCGCCAAGCTGCGCTTCGTCGGCAAGGAGCGGATCTTCCAGGTCCTGCTGGCGGCGCTGGTGATCCCGGCGCAGGTGGCGATGCTGCCGCTGTTCCTGCTGATGAAGCAGCTGCACCTGGTCAACAACTTCGGCGGGGTGGTGGTGCCGGCGCTGGCGACGGTGTTCGGCATCTTCCTGGTGCGGCAGTACGCGCGCTCGATCCCGGACGAACTGCTGGAGGCGGCGCGCATCGACGGCGCCGGCGAGCTGCGCATCTTCTTCCAGATCGTGCTGCCGATGCTCAAGCCGGTGCTGGTGACGCTGACCATCTTCACCTTCATGGCCGCGTGGAACGACTTCATGTGGCCGCTGATCGTGCTGACCGACCAGGAGCACTACACCTTGCCGGTGGCGCTGGCGGCGCTGTCGCGCGAGCACATCATGGACGTGGAGATGATGATGGCCGGCGCGGTGGTGACGGTGATCCCGGTGCTGGCGCTGTTCCTGGCGCTGCAGCGCTACTACATCCAGGGCCTGTTGCTGGGAAGCGTGAAGGGGTGA
- a CDS encoding carbohydrate ABC transporter permease, with amino-acid sequence MKRGSLVGWLFAGPALIVIGVFFGLPVLSALALSVTDFDLYALADSNHLRFVGFGNYIELLQTQMFWKSLWNTTYFVIVGVPLSIGASLGAALLLNAPVARFKALFRTALFAPVVTTLVAVAVIWRYLFHTSYGLVNYGLSHLGIGPIDWLGDPHWAMPTIMLFAVWKNFGYNMVIFLAGLQGIPQDLYEAARIDGASKWRQFLHITLPMLGPVLLVVGVITVSGYFQLFAEPYVMTRGDPLQSTVSVLYFMFEEGFKWWNLGRASAVAFLLFLIILGVTSVMLRFGRKKDLV; translated from the coding sequence ATGAAGCGCGGTTCCCTGGTCGGCTGGCTGTTCGCCGGGCCGGCGCTGATCGTGATCGGCGTGTTCTTCGGCCTGCCGGTGCTGTCGGCGCTGGCGCTGAGCGTCACCGACTTCGACCTGTACGCGCTGGCCGACAGCAACCACCTGCGCTTCGTCGGCTTCGGCAACTACATCGAGTTGCTGCAGACGCAGATGTTCTGGAAGTCGCTGTGGAACACCACCTACTTCGTCATCGTCGGCGTGCCGCTGTCGATCGGCGCCTCGCTGGGCGCGGCGCTGCTGCTCAACGCGCCGGTGGCGCGGTTCAAGGCGCTGTTCCGCACTGCCTTGTTCGCGCCGGTGGTGACCACGCTGGTGGCGGTGGCGGTGATCTGGCGCTACCTGTTCCACACCAGCTACGGCCTGGTCAACTACGGCCTGAGCCACCTGGGCATCGGCCCGATCGACTGGCTCGGCGACCCGCACTGGGCGATGCCGACGATCATGCTGTTCGCGGTGTGGAAGAACTTCGGCTACAACATGGTGATCTTCCTGGCCGGCCTGCAGGGCATCCCGCAGGACCTGTACGAAGCGGCGCGCATCGACGGCGCGTCGAAGTGGCGGCAGTTCCTGCACATCACCCTGCCGATGCTGGGGCCGGTGCTGCTGGTGGTCGGGGTGATCACCGTGTCCGGCTACTTCCAGCTGTTCGCCGAACCCTACGTGATGACCCGTGGCGACCCGCTGCAAAGCACGGTCAGCGTGCTGTACTTCATGTTCGAGGAAGGCTTCAAGTGGTGGAACCTCGGCCGCGCGTCGGCGGTGGCGTTCCTGCTGTTCCTGATCATCCTGGGAGTGACCTCCGTGATGCTGCGCTTCGGCCGCAAGAAGGACCTGGTATGA
- a CDS encoding sugar ABC transporter substrate-binding protein: MSALPIGRWVSLGLLVLAVCGCARTPQGEVVRFWAMGREAEVVAELIPEFEKENPGIHVDIQNIPWTAAHEKLLTAFAADGLPDVCQLGNTWIPEFAALDTLQPLQPYVDRSKVVDPKDYFAGIWDTSVIDGQLYGVPWYVDTRLLFYRKDMLKEAGVDKLPQTWAEWEQAMAAVKQHVGPKRYAILMPINEFEQQLSLGLQLDDPLLRDHNNYGNFRSPGFRKALGFYANMFEQGWAPKMSETQISNVWDEFFNGFYAFYISGPWNIREFRKLEPAALKGQWGTMPLPGPDGPGAGIAGGTSLVIFRKSQQKDAAWKLIEFLSRPQTQARFHALIGDMPPRRSTWEYPSLANDPLAHAFRDQLERVKPAPKVLEWERIVQEMRLVTERVVRGGESQEKAVQDLDKRVDEILEKRRWIYQQQHPQAAPAAAGAAP, encoded by the coding sequence ATGAGCGCATTGCCGATCGGCCGTTGGGTGTCGCTGGGCCTGCTGGTGCTGGCCGTGTGCGGTTGCGCGCGCACACCGCAGGGCGAGGTGGTGCGGTTCTGGGCGATGGGCCGCGAGGCCGAGGTGGTGGCCGAGCTGATCCCGGAGTTCGAGAAGGAGAACCCCGGCATCCACGTGGACATCCAGAACATCCCGTGGACCGCCGCGCACGAGAAGCTGCTGACCGCGTTCGCCGCCGACGGGCTGCCGGACGTGTGCCAGCTCGGCAACACCTGGATCCCCGAGTTCGCCGCGCTGGACACCTTGCAGCCGCTGCAGCCCTACGTCGACCGCTCCAAGGTGGTCGATCCCAAGGACTACTTCGCCGGCATATGGGACACCAGCGTCATCGACGGCCAGCTGTACGGGGTGCCGTGGTACGTGGACACGCGCCTGCTGTTCTACCGCAAGGACATGCTGAAAGAAGCCGGCGTGGACAAGCTGCCGCAGACCTGGGCCGAGTGGGAGCAGGCCATGGCCGCGGTGAAGCAGCATGTCGGGCCGAAGCGCTACGCGATCCTGATGCCGATCAACGAATTCGAGCAGCAGCTGTCGCTGGGCCTGCAGCTGGACGATCCGCTGCTGCGCGACCACAACAACTACGGCAATTTCCGCAGCCCCGGCTTCCGCAAGGCGCTGGGCTTCTACGCCAACATGTTCGAGCAGGGCTGGGCGCCGAAGATGTCCGAGACCCAGATCTCCAACGTGTGGGACGAGTTCTTCAACGGCTTCTACGCGTTCTACATCTCCGGGCCGTGGAACATCCGCGAGTTCCGCAAGCTGGAGCCGGCGGCGCTGAAAGGGCAGTGGGGCACGATGCCGCTGCCGGGTCCCGACGGCCCGGGCGCCGGCATCGCCGGCGGCACCAGCCTGGTGATCTTCCGCAAGTCGCAGCAGAAGGACGCGGCGTGGAAGCTGATCGAGTTCCTGTCGCGGCCGCAGACCCAGGCGCGCTTCCATGCGCTGATCGGCGACATGCCGCCGCGGCGCAGCACCTGGGAATATCCGTCGCTGGCCAACGATCCGCTGGCGCATGCGTTCCGCGACCAGCTGGAGCGGGTCAAGCCGGCGCCGAAGGTGCTGGAATGGGAGCGCATCGTGCAGGAGATGCGGCTGGTCACCGAGCGCGTGGTGCGCGGCGGCGAAAGCCAGGAGAAGGCGGTGCAGGACCTGGACAAGCGCGTGGACGAGATCCTGGAGAAGCGGCGCTGGATCTACCAGCAGCAGCATCCGCAGGCGGCGCCGGCCGCTGCGGGAGCGGCGCCATGA
- a CDS encoding glucoamylase family protein: MKLGSLARLPLVLLLATATLLASCKKTEEPAVADKKPVKVILIEAELPPKLLKPELPPLFDDIERRTFQFFWDTTNEQNGMAVDRYPSRPFASIASIGFALTVYPIGYENGWISREQAVQRTLTTLRFLRDVPVGPQRTGRAGYKGFYYHFLDMQKGLRYDQWVELSTVDTALLMMGVLFAQSYYEGNTADEQEIRQIADTLYRRVDWKWMQQRKPLITMGWYPERGFIQHDWMGYNEGMMVYLLALGSPTHAVEPDAWQEWTRTYNKDWGVYYGQEYLAFGPLFAHQYNHVWIDFRDIQDQYMREHGIDYFLNSRRATLAQREYAIDNPMKWKEYGENVWGLTASDGPQNTTQDYRGEQRQFFHYRTRGAGLFEAFDDGTIAPTAAVSSIVFAPEVVIPATQEMHKRFGDYIYSSYGFLDSFNPSFNYDIPLKTGRMLPNRGWVAGDYIGIDQGAIVTMIANYRNEFVWNVMKKNKYLRTGLERAGFSGGWLTPEGETQPVPKKDEQAATARALGIAESRAASAEAQQNPAQRQPQNPE, from the coding sequence ATGAAACTGGGTAGCCTCGCACGCTTACCATTGGTCCTGCTGCTGGCGACGGCGACGTTGCTGGCATCCTGCAAGAAAACCGAGGAGCCGGCCGTTGCGGACAAGAAGCCGGTCAAAGTGATCCTCATCGAAGCCGAGCTCCCCCCCAAATTGCTCAAGCCCGAGTTGCCGCCCCTGTTCGACGATATCGAACGGCGCACCTTCCAGTTCTTCTGGGACACCACCAACGAGCAGAACGGCATGGCGGTGGACCGCTACCCGTCGCGTCCGTTCGCCAGCATCGCCTCCATCGGCTTTGCGCTCACCGTCTATCCGATCGGCTACGAGAACGGCTGGATCAGCCGCGAGCAGGCGGTGCAGCGCACCCTGACCACGCTGCGCTTCCTGCGCGACGTGCCGGTCGGCCCGCAGCGCACCGGCCGCGCCGGCTACAAGGGCTTCTACTACCACTTCCTGGACATGCAGAAAGGCCTGCGCTACGACCAGTGGGTGGAGCTGTCGACCGTGGACACCGCGCTGCTGATGATGGGCGTGCTGTTCGCGCAGTCCTACTACGAAGGCAACACCGCCGACGAGCAGGAGATCCGCCAGATCGCCGACACGCTGTACCGCCGCGTGGACTGGAAGTGGATGCAGCAGCGCAAGCCGTTGATCACCATGGGCTGGTATCCCGAGCGCGGCTTCATCCAGCACGACTGGATGGGCTACAACGAAGGCATGATGGTCTACCTGCTGGCGCTGGGCTCGCCGACCCATGCGGTGGAGCCGGACGCCTGGCAGGAATGGACGCGCACCTACAACAAGGACTGGGGCGTGTACTACGGCCAGGAATACCTGGCGTTCGGCCCCTTGTTCGCGCACCAGTACAACCATGTCTGGATCGACTTCCGCGACATCCAGGACCAGTACATGCGCGAACACGGCATCGACTACTTCCTCAACAGCCGCCGCGCCACGCTCGCCCAGCGCGAGTACGCCATCGACAACCCGATGAAGTGGAAGGAATACGGCGAGAACGTGTGGGGCCTGACCGCCAGCGACGGCCCGCAGAACACCACCCAGGACTACCGCGGCGAACAGCGCCAGTTCTTCCACTACCGCACCCGCGGCGCCGGCCTGTTCGAGGCCTTCGACGACGGCACCATCGCGCCGACCGCGGCGGTGTCCTCGATCGTGTTCGCGCCGGAAGTGGTGATCCCGGCGACCCAGGAGATGCACAAGCGCTTCGGCGACTACATCTATTCCAGCTACGGCTTCCTGGATTCGTTCAATCCCAGCTTCAACTACGATATCCCGCTCAAGACCGGGCGCATGCTGCCCAACCGCGGCTGGGTCGCCGGCGACTACATCGGCATCGACCAGGGCGCGATCGTGACGATGATCGCCAACTACCGCAACGAGTTCGTCTGGAACGTGATGAAGAAGAACAAGTACCTGCGCACCGGCCTGGAGCGCGCCGGCTTCAGCGGCGGCTGGCTGACCCCGGAAGGCGAGACGCAACCGGTGCCGAAGAAGGACGAGCAGGCCGCCACGGCGCGCGCGCTCGGCATCGCCGAGTCGCGTGCCGCGTCCGCCGAGGCGCAGCAAAATCCCGCGCAGCGCCAACCGCAGAATCCGGAATGA